The Clupea harengus unplaced genomic scaffold, Ch_v2.0.2, whole genome shotgun sequence genome segment GGAGTGTCGAAAAAGGGAAATTACCGTGGAGACGAACAGGGCGGCATTAAGTGCGAAAGCCGCGCCGATCTAATTGAAGGCTCCAGTGGCGCGTAGCGGGAAAGGAGGCTTCCAATTCCTCTTGCAGCGTTGCTCTATCGCTACGGAAATGATCTCACTCTGATTTGTGTTGCTCAGGAAAAGTTGTTTACCATGAGCAGCTGTATGCGGTAATGTAATGGCAACATCGCACATTTTTTATGCATTGGTGTGCCAGTGTGCAAAACAcctccacaaacaaacagataaacaaaaacaaacaatcataTACAAAACACCTCATCTTCCATCTTCCATCTTCTGCCTTCTATTTCACCTGTCCCTTGTGTCCACCCACTCTTCAGATTAGCTACCAGAGCATCGAGTCCTCCGACCCGAGTGTCAACGTGCCGGGCCAGCGTCGCACCGTGTCCAAGCTGCGGAACGAGACGTACCACATGTTCTCCGGCCTGCACCCCGGCACCACCTATCTGGTGTCTGTGCGCGCCCGGACCTCCAAGGGCTTCGGTCAAACTGCGCTCACCGAAATCACCACCAACATCTCTGGTGAGTTCTGGTCTACACCGTTGTGGATATGGGCATAATTTCCTGCAAAAATAATATGGATATTGTCAGGAATCAGATCCATGCATCCCAATGGTTTTACAGAAAGCCATCTTAGCTAAATAATACAACCTGTTTTTGGGGGATTTTTCTAGCATGTCCCTAAGGCAAAAAGAGCTGTGTTGGGTGTTAGTGACAGTATCTCTCTCAAAGCAGTGATATTAACAGTTGCTTAGCAACGTAGTGCATAAAATTAAATGTTTGGACTTACTGGGACCTTCTTACTGCTTTAGACCTGAATCTTAAATCTAAATGTGGGTGGGGCTGTTTGCGTACCTCAGGGCAAGTGATGGATTGACATTGGTAGTTTATTGGTTTTGTAGTGGTAAGCGTTGGTAGTTTATTAGTCTGGTAGTGGTACGGTATTTGTACTGGTGCTGATCAGTGTGGTCATGTGTGCTGCGGAGCTGTTTCCCTGGTATGGAAAGACTTTTCACAGGGTTTCATCACCATGGCTTGTTagcatgagttttttttttctctgtttatgttGGTTTCCCTCTAGGACTAGATagatttctttttccttttttttcaaagcgTATACTGTGGACTTGGATTTATTGGTCTGCTTGCAGTGGCCTTTCAGTACACTTTTTAAGCCGTCGTTTTCTTAAGGATGGTCatactggaaaaaaaagaagtcattGACTCTGCGGCTGCATGGTCCTCGAAAGTCACTTGAAATTAAAGGGCAAGTGACCAACTGAGCCAATTTTCTCAAATAAAGGAAGCAATTTTTTTGCATTAACGCCAGCGATAACAGAAAAGGATCACAGCCCCAGTAGAAGCACCGTCAAATATATTTCAGAGTTTTATTCGACGCTCTTCATCAACGGCTTATCCGTCGGCTCGTTTTGAAAGAGACAATTTAGCACAACATCAGACCCACGACCCAGAACCAGTTATCAGTTATGCGTTTGAGACCAGATTTTCCGCTTGGTAAAAATGTAACTCTGAAAGCGAGCAGAGGCCATTAACCTGGCTCTGTCCTTAAGCCTACCCAATCCTCGTGGCGGGGTTATGCAAATCACCGTCTTCTCGCCGTCCTCCCACGCTTTATCTCGAGCTCGGAAGTGCTTAGCTTCGATTGACATAAATTGCCTTCATGGGATTAAGTTGCCCAATCCCTACCTGCCAACCTTAGCTCTGCTTGACGTCTGGAGTGAGTTTTTAAAACACAGTAGGAGTATCTGCTTGAGAGTTAGTATGCGTGTGAAAGAGTCCACTGTCCACTCCCAAGCTCGTTTGAGTTTTTGCATTCATCACCAGGGAAGAGACCATTTTCACAATTTGCACACCAGACGTCCCAGTCAATGCAGTCAAGCCAAGAGCAGGTGTGGCTTTGGGATTGTGGCGAAAGGCTGTTGATgcttgagctcaacagccaatcatattACACCCCAAATTACACCACATCCTGAAgtaacgtgttgattggctggaattgtttatggctctgtCCAAGCCACAAGCGCACACAGAGGATGGACAGGATTGTGAGAGGATTGTGAGGAGCAATTTcctgaatttgaccaaaagcgtattggattagaattgctcATGTGTTTGTTGagcttctacttttttttccaaTTCTAGAGTGTGTTGGAGTTTCTACTTTTTTTTGGTTCTAATTCTATGGTTTGTAATGTTGCTGGAGTTTCTTGGCCCAGTGCGTAAGAGCCAgacactctccctcctcacccAGTACTCCGGTCATGCGTGTTATGGAGCCTGGGGACGAGAGGGGGGACGAGAGCGGGGATATGAGGGGGGATATGAGGGAATCAGACACGTttctgtggctgctgctgcagttTAACAGTGTTGCTATTCTCTTGCTGCTGTTTGACATCTTCATGTTTAATGCAGTATAATCCTCACTTCAGCCACATCACTGCCTCCAGGAATCACTATTTTTGATgcttctcttcctgtgtgtgtgtgtgtggggggggggggggtgtgtagaGTTTCCCctctgtaatctgtgtgtgtgtttgcatgacttTGTGTAACCCAGGtgtttgcatgaatgtgtgtgaagattTGACTTTGGTGTGTATCACTGTTACATGAACATATCACTGTTGTAATGTAATTCGTAGTAGCCGTACCTTCTTCCGAGTCTTTTAATTAGTTTACTCACTCTTTTGGTTCTATTTACAGCACCCTACACACCATAGTTATCAAGATGCCATATAGATAGTAGTTACTGTCTCTCAGTTAGCTTGGAGAGAATGCTTCTGCAGTAATGTGTAGGCTTCTCCACCCCCGCCTCTGCTGTTAAATCTctatgtgttcattttttttcaaccCTGTTAGTCATTGACCTGTTTGCTGATGCTGTCGCCATAATTGACTTCCGATAATAAtagatagggtgtgtgtgtgtgtgtgtgtgtgtgtgtgtgtgtgtgctctgtctaCTGATTCTGATTGGAGAGGACTGTCTCTCCCTGTATTTAATCCTGTCCCATTACcattgtggtttgtgtgtgggggtgtgtatgtgacagcgtgtgtttgagactgtgtttttatgagtgtgtgtgtgtgtgtgtttgtgtgtgtgtgtgtgtgtgtgtttggttgcttACACAAtcttctctgttcttttctAATCACAAGTGTGGGTGGTCTCAAcactcattttttttgtatatttgtttgtttttcccaaAGTAATGCAGTGCAATTTAAAGAGTTGGCAGTGTGTTTGCGCCGAGGTATAGCAATTggatttgtgtgcgtgtggtgtgtgtgtgtgtgtgtgtgtgtgtgtgtgtgtgtgtgtgtgtgtgtgtgtgtgtgtgtgtctgtgtgtgtgtctgtctgtctgtctgtctatgtgggttttcgtgggtgtgtgtatgttgtgtattgtctgtctgtctatctataacTAATACTGATCTTTCAATCTTTCTTTGTAATAAAAGTGttttaatgtctctctctctctctctctctctctctctctctctttcttcagctCCTACATTTGACTATGAGGAAGTCCCCTCCCCAGTCAGCGAATCAGAGAACACCATCACAGTCGTGCTCCGCCCAGCTGTGGGCAGAGGTGCACCTGTCAGGTAAGAGGAccagggaccacacacacacaccacacacacacacacacaccacacacacacacacacacacacacacacacacacacacacacacacacacacacacacacaccccacctcagTCCCCAAATCTGTCCTTATTCCTCCTTTCACTAATGTTCCAGGGCGCAGTCagcccgtcacacacacacacacacacacacacacacctctctggtgTGTAAGGCATCTGTATCTCCACTCCAGTGCTCTAACTCATGGGTGAAACCTGCAGGTAGAAACATGGAACCTGTATGGAACCTGGtcctacaaaaaaaaactgtcatccAAACGCTATTGAAATTCATACCTGTACATACTCTGTTGGGATAGCTTGCTATGTATTGACAtgttttatacatacatacatgcatatgttATGTGTAGATACCCTCTTTTTTGTTATCATATTTTATGTATAAATATCCATCATGTATGCATATTtgattatattttatatgtaagactttatttgtcatcaCGCTCACAAAACCAGGAAAAACATGTGGTGGTGTTTGAGGCCAACGTCACACGCTTTTGAAAAGTCTTTTGAAACCGCTTGACAGACGTTTACATACCTGCAGGTTCCCTACAGAACACAGAGGAACGTTTCAGGCTAAGCCGCCTAAGTATGGCTAAGCTGCCTCTTTTCTTATACCGTGTGTGACAAACAGAGGTGTTCTGGTGAACACCACAGCTACTGCGTAATCAGCAGGGTGTCAAAGCAGACCTGCCTGAGTAAAACAGCGCCGGAGGTGTTGAGTGTTGTATTATTCTGTTTTGAGGTGCTGTCAAGTGGCGCATACCTACCTGTTCTTGTCACCTTTTCATGGACTTTAGGAATGGTGCAACACTttgctctcctccactctcataTGCTCACTCAGAAAGGCAAGAATGCCTTTAAAATACAGCACAATGCAGCTGACAAAGTGGTCTGCAACAACAACTGTTATTGAAAGGAACTTGAGGCCTATTGAAAGGCTTTCATTTCATCCACATCTGAACTCTGTGAAAATTGAATTAATGACCTTGGCATCAGTACTATTTTACTTACAGTACCCAATTTCCATACGCTATTTGTTTATTACCgatatttcaaatacattcaaaTTTTGAGTGGCACATCAATGAGACTAATTTCAAACTGAAGTGTTGTCACACTTATGCACAATTTATGCTCCCTATAGCCAACTGTTGCTTGGGTTTTAATCAAAGTTGTTTGTAATTAGCTTTAGATAAAAGCttctgtgaaataaataaatgtcaatgtaaatGAACTTGAATATAAATGTATTCCTCTGGCTGAAATCATAGAGTAGGGTGCTCAAAACACTCAGGTCATTAATTAAGTCCTCACACACTGATAACAAAGAATACCTAATGTATGCTGTATGTTGCTTTAGATTTAAAAACAATCTCAGATAAAAGAATAAatagaatgtaaatgtaaataaatgtgcgTGTCCCTGCTGTCGTCCCCGGTGCAGTGCGTACcacgtggtggtggtggaggtggacggCTCGCGGCAGGTGCGGAGGAGAGAGCTAGGCCCGCAGGACTGCTTCCCTGTGCCCCTGTCCCACAGCGAGGCCCAGGCCAAGGGCGTGCCCAACTACTACACGGCCGAACTGGCCCCTGACAGCCTGCCCGAGGCCTCCGAGTTCACTGTGGGGGACAACCACACTTACAACGGCTACTGGAACTCGCCGCTCGACCCCTCCAAGAACTACCTCATCTACTTTCAGGCCGCCAGCCACTTCAGAGGGGTGAGGGATCTGACTTTCTTAGTTTTGTTTTACTGTCTACAATTGGATGTATTGCCACATTGTTAGCATAGCTAATGCAATAGCATTTTAATCCTCTGTACTTAAATCACCATTGCGCTAACCCTTGTAATTACCCTGTGTGACTGTGGGCCGTCATTCTTTGTTTTTCAATATGTTAAGTATGATATGCTTAATTACATAGTTTTACTGTGAAGTACTTAATTGAGTTATATAAGTATGCCCTAGTTCACCTTTGAGAACTAAAAGTTTGAAGCATTGTTGTCTCTGAAGTGAGTGTCACTTGCCAAGATAAAGGCAGTTATTTAAGAGACATGTTTTGAGCTGACCGAATCCAAACAGTGTTGACTTGTGGGCTGGTGTTTATGGCTAAGGGTTAGCCTAAGTTTCTTTGAAGAGCCTctggagatgagatgagtggagagagagagagagagagagagtattgaaGATTGGCTGGGAGTGGATAGAGTGTGGCGAATGGCGTCAAGGCGGAGGAAAaggaatgggggaaaaaaacgctTTTCATAAACACATTTCAGTGTTCGGCGGTGGCGGATGACTCGGGGTGAATGACTTCCAGCTGGTGTCTGGAGGTGCAGCCTCGCCAGCTCTCGCTCCTAACTGTCAATAGGAGAAaagcctctctctttcatctcccgCCAAACCCCTCCTGGattatctccctctttccccgagctctttcactctctctctctctctctctctttctgtctttctcggtctctccgtctctttccaGGCGCACCCATAGCCGTCTCATTAACTCTGCATAATCTTTGAGGCTAGCTTCTGATTAGATGCAGCGggtttcccccctctccttgaAACCTGCGTTTGTCTCGTGTAGTGAAGGTGCAAACACGTTGCAATGTCCACTTCCAACCTTTACGTTCCTGCTTAATCTTTCAAGTTAACTTGACAGGTCGAACAAGTCGGTATTAGCAGGGGGGGGAAAGGTGGTTGGAACACCTTGTCGACGATCGAAGACTTACATGAACTCCTTTGGATTCCCTCAGGCTGTGGTTTGGCTTTGATGTTTGAACCATgttggaaaagaagaagaagaaagacaacCATCTTGTACTTTTAGTCTGCTCATGGCTCACAAGGGCGCAAATGGCCTtggggttttatttattttcatgactctgtgtgtgtgtgttgtcagaccACTCTGTGTAACTATCTATCATGTAGATCTACAGAGTGACTCTGAGCTTGACTGTCAGTCAGAATGACTGGTGGTTTTGGACTCTCACAAACCTGAGCAAGCCACACCGAGCTGTCAGAGGAGATTCAAGAAGACACAACGAGCAGAGCTTGTTTTGACTGCTTCCGAAATATGTTGTGCATATCTCCCTGCATGTTTACCTAACGCCGGTTCCTCCGAGAACATTCTATTTCCCACCTTTTTTTTATCCGTTCTTCTTGTTCCGTTAAATTGCACCGACTGCAGCTGTGTCATTGTTTCCCCCACAAGGCGTTACTCAAAGCCTTCCCCCCTAACCACTTCAGGCACTTTGAAACACTTCAGTCTGGTTCGTGACAAGTTCATCGCATTCAGTGATTATTCAAACTCATTCAGGTTTTATTGTTTGTCACGCCGCCACTTATTCTCCTCTTGATTGCCCCACGAGTTGTTTCAGACAAGTTTCGAATCCAACCTGAATGGCTGGCTGCCCTCGAGTCGAAATGACTGAAAGCGGTGTGTTATTCTAACAATTATTCTGGATAATTAGATGTAGGTTTCCTGAGCATGATGCTGTGCCTCTCCCAATTTTAAACAGTAATTGCTTTGACTGGCTCGTCGCAACTGGAGCTTGAAAGACATATGGTCTGTGCAATCAGTTcagagtaaataaaaaaaaaaactcatatcTTGCCGACTCACTTgccaactgacacacacacacacacacacacacacacacacatgcacacacactaccagtttCTCATCAAATTCTTCTCAAACTCATCATTTTCTGGTTTATTCTTGCATTGAGGAAATGCAAATATGTGGGGACAACTAGGAGTCGCAAACAAACTGTGCATCACTGTCAGACCCTTTCCCCCCTGCACCCCACTACTTCAGTATGTGACAACACACCCATAAAACACTGTGCAAAGGTGCCTCTCCTTTAAAGTGAGATAACCTTGAGCAAGGACAATATGACATGTAACATATTGGCTGGTACTTGACTCACGTGGCAAGCCAGCAGGGGATGACATACCtaaagtctctgtgtgtgtgtgtggttcatgtgtgttagtgtgtggaggGGCATAGGTGGAATAAACCTGACACAGATTTTCAATTAAAAAGGCAATTTAACTGCATTTAGGGGAAAGGGTCCTGACTCCAATCTGGGAGCATGCATTTGCATAATTGCCCCATAAAGCATGATTTCACATCTGTAAGTCTTAATTTGATGATATGTccctcttactgtgtgtgtgtgtgtgtgttgtgtgtgtgtgtgtgtgtgtggtgtgtgtgtgtgtgtgtgtgtgtgtgtggtgtgtgtgtgtgcaaatttgAGGCCATGAATTGCATTACACCACAGGACCCTAGTGATGCACGGTTGAGTTAGTGGCACATAACAGTGAGACGTCATTAACAAAACCATCCCTGTCATTAGAATAAATGACTCCAACTCTGTTTCGCATATAAGCCATCCTCTAACACACATTAAGGTCTCACAGCATTCAAGCAGACATTCAATCTGTACGGAGCCTTTTGGATTACTTTAAGCTAGCTATGACACCTGTTTAAGAAATCCAAACtaacctctttctttctcctctctgtgcagGAGACCCGAATCAACTGTATCCGGATTGCACGCAAAGGTAACGGCACAGACTTTTATTACAGTCTTTTCCCTAAAGggatttttcccctttttgaTTTTTTGCTTCAGTGTTTTATatcatctctttcttctctgctgCTAAAGTGTAATGCAGGTATTCAGGGCATGATCTCTGTTCATCCAGCATGGTATAATGTTTCTCTATGCTTTGAGACAAAAGCTTAAACTGCTAGAAGCCCTGAGGGGTATTTCAGAAAGCATGATGTCTGAGTTAAGCAGGTCATTGTGCTCACCCTGTAAATAtagaacacacacctcaagaaAAAAAGGACCATTTGGTGTTTTATGTAGTCTTACGTAGTTATTTAGTTAATCTCCTCGGGCCCTAAATTCATTGATGGATCGCGCATGGACTAAAGCCACTCTCTGGCTTGTGGGAGAATTGCACTGATCCACCCCTGTTTGCACTTAGGATCTGCTCATTGGtgttaaattagcaaaatgattttgccaactGCCAAGTTATTAGATTCACTTTAGTTAATCCACAGttgactttgcttgttgctcgTTGCCAGGTGCCCGTCAGTGAAATTAGTGCCCCTAGTGTTGGTTTGTGAGAAATCCCTGAGGATTAAGTAGTTGGAGCTATGGGCGAACACGCAGATAGATAGAAGAGTGTTCCTGGAAGGGATCTGGCACGGACCTGTCTCCAGAGCAGGGCCCAAACTGATCTGGAGTCAGCGGTTGTAAAGGATCCTGGCAGAAAGACCCCTGAGGAGACGATGTTGGTTGCCAGGTTTAAATGGCCCCAAGTGAGTGGACCTGGTGAGGAGGCAGACATAGAACAGGCAGAGAGTAGACTGAGGAGAACTTAAggagtggtggaggaggagggagagatggaaaggagagggagagagatggagagagagagagagaggagggatagggagagaggaaaagagataaatggaaatagagagagagagagatggaggtatcTGCTGGTAGAGCAGATTAAAGAAAACAGTGGCAGTACCATCCAGATCCTTTGATGAGAATCCTTGGACTCATTAAATACAATGTAGATGCCCCCCCACTTTactgtttcctcctcctcttcttcctcctcttccttctctttctcttcgtcTTCAGTGGGTGCACACAAAAATGGAATTCCTTCCTCTGCTCTCATCTCCCTCATTTCAGAACAGGTGACATCAAAGCCTGCGCCCCCTTTATAGTCAGTGCAGGCACCACACTAGAGTTGGAGTCGCAGTTGAAGTGGGGCTggggtttggagggggggggcagagataCGGGGATGGGCTTTTTGTATTTATAGACTCTGTCACTTCCAGAGCTGGGGGCTGTGGAGTGTGTCACTGGAGGGtgtcctcctctgccctcctcaccatttctccatttctccttctgcacgtctgtgtgcgtatgtgtgtctctcctgatatttcttgtatttactttcccttctctctctctctctctctctctctctctctctctcttctctttgtctttttttgtatttttttcctccatttccAAAGGACTCTCTTTAGTTTCCCCCCTAaccctgcctctctgtctttttctttctttctctttcgcgctctctctctccctctctttcctccatctctctgttcttctgtaTGCCCCCCCTCTGTCACTGACTGAATTAGACAGGGCAGGTTGATGTGGAGCGTAAAGCAGTGAGACACTAGTGGCGTTTAGCCTGGTGTCTCACCCCAGGAGCTCTCTCCACGTCTGATTAATTACAGGCCTTACACAGAGCCATGACCAACAActttcttcatcttcctcttcttcttcttcttcttcttctgcttgctcttttacttttttcttataccactcttttttttcttcttttttcttattTGACCTCCAGtttttccctcctccccctcctcctcctcctcctcctcctcctcctccacaaagCCTCTGACACGTCCTATTACCCATCTGCCTCAGAGcctctgaaatgtttttatttttttatcattcgGAATTTTTCCATGGCAACATGTGTTATGTTTCTTacctattttctttttccaagAACTGTTGCAATGGAACAGGTTTGGTTTTCAGACCTGCCACAAAGAAAGCGCGTgcacgaagagagagagaaaaagagagagagagagagagtgagagagagagcaaaggagtgTTTTTGAGGTTAGATGGGCAGAGACCACTCAGTTTGTTCCTTTACCTTTTGATTTGAGCTTCTTGCCctcttctgtctttgtgtgcacCACTAAAAGTCCGTAAAAAGAGACACTGGCTCAGGCCGCCCTCCGCTGTCCTCCACTGGCTCAGGCCGTCCTCCGCTGTCCTCCACTGGCTGTCCTTGACGGGCTGTGAGGAAAGCCCTTTCCCATGTTTGTGGGCGAATGAGTTGGCCAGCAGAGAACGGCGTCTGCAGTTCCAGTCAATCCTGCCGTCCAGAATGGCACCGACTCCATTACCACAATAGAGCACACTTAATCCATGCACATTGACCTCATCCACAGCAGAGTGGACCATCTGAGCAAAGCGTTTAGATCGAGTGTCTaatgcctcattttctcatctCACATTAATTTATCTCCACTGACGCGGGCACTTTTGGGCAGATGGtgggatttttttcccccagtttaATTTCTTTTTCGTCCAAATGGCAGCGTTTTCTCTTTCTGAGCAgcagtgggggttgggggtggtggtgggtggttggtggtggtgtgctggcagtttggggggggggggggatggggattGCTGAGTGGGCAGTAGGCATTCatcttggggtgtgtgtgtggggggggtggggtccATCCAGCTCTATGGCCCCTAGAAAAATTGGAGGGAGAACCGGAGTCACATGTGTTGGATGCAGGCGTGGAGCATGGACTCAAAAATAAGGGTCCATCTATTAgcttggtttctctctctctctctctctctctctctctctcatttatctatctcacacacgcacacactcactcacacacaaagacagcacacacactcacacacccatacacacacacacacacacacacacacccatacacacacacacacacacacacacacacacacacacacacacacacacaaagacggcacacacactcacacacacacacacacacacacacacacacacacacacacacacatacgtgacTGACTGTGCCCAAACCACACAGCTGCTGGATCGAGCTGCTGGAATGGAGGGTGCTGTGGGATGATTGGTGCCTGCTGGTGGGTGCCAGACCCCTCTGTGTCCTCGACCCAGACAGATTGCCCACGCTGAGGTTCTAAATGACTTTCTGCACACCACCCCAGCATGGGGAGGATgctactggggggggggggtaggtgtAGAGGAGGTGTCAGCCATGGCTTGGTTTGGGCTGGAGTGTAAGGCAACATGTTTGGCTTTTCATTTGagggctttgtatgtgtgtgtgggggggtgggtgtgtgcgtgtgcgtgcatgtgtgtgtgattggtccGGTTGGTGGTTTACCTTGTTTGCACAGATGCACAGTCAGTCTGGCGGGCGATGGACACCTGGCTCAACGGATGTTACACTGCAGTGCTGGACAAAACCTAAACTAACACcaccttttttctctctatctctctctatctctctaggttttaaccctctctcactcttactctctctctactcttcctttctttctttctatcacactctcttttcccacctcttgttttttttttctctctctagctctctctttattcctctttttatctatctatctatctatctcgctctctctctctctctgcttatcCAATGACTCTACCgtttttctttatctttctttgtctttcttcctcacCTTGTCTTTCTTGGGTGTATGCAGCCATGTGATGGTAATTCTCCCATGCCTGGATAATCACCTGCTTTGCACTGATaaccctttctccctctttctcccctccacaCAATAGCACAGTTAGGATTAAGGGAGAACACCTTTAATTTTACGCCTGGCCTGGCCGATGGCCATTATCTAGAGCAATACCGCTGAGCCATAGTCAGAgcaccacatccacacagattATATCGGCATGGCCTCAATACATCCAAAAATTGGGACCGTTGTATTGCCTTGGTCATGAAAATACAGTTACTGGCTGGTCAGTGGATAGCCAAACACTGCAGTTTAATAGCGGTTTACTTCAGTTGTGCTACCCCAGGGCATTGTGACATTGATTTTAGACACTGTACAAACATCACACCTAACATCACTCTACAAACATCACACCTAACATCACTCTACAAACATCACACCTAACATCACTCTACAAACATCACAACTAACATCACACCTAACATCACAACTAACATCACTCTACAAACATCACAACTAACATCACATCACTCTACAAACATCACACCTAACATCACTCTACAAACACCAGGTATAGATCAACATCTACCTAACTATGTTGGA includes the following:
- the LOC122132512 gene encoding receptor-type tyrosine-protein phosphatase U-like, coding for MHWCASVQNTSTNKQINKNKQSYTKHLIFHLPSSAFYFTCPLCPPTLQISYQSIESSDPSVNVPGQRRTVSKLRNETYHMFSGLHPGTTYLVSVRARTSKGFGQTALTEITTNISAPTFDYEEVPSPVSESENTITVVLRPAVGRGAPVSAYHVVVVEVDGSRQVRRRELGPQDCFPVPLSHSEAQAKGVPNYYTAELAPDSLPEASEFTVGDNHTYNGYWNSPLDPSKNYLIYFQAASHFRGETRINCIRIARKVACKDHKRALEVSQHAEEMGLILGACAGGLVVLILLLGAIVIVIKKGRDFYSYPYYPRKKVNINKAAMAYRQEKTRKLGSLDCTMTEQSTLQQDERTAHSFLDMQTGSTRNWQHTQ